The Planctomycetaceae bacterium genome has a segment encoding these proteins:
- the dapB gene encoding 4-hydroxy-tetrahydrodipicolinate reductase, giving the protein MSSNPLTIAVNGAAGRMGQRIVSLTLADSELKLSAALEAAASPSLGKDAGELCGAGNCGVAVTAELVGKANVMIDFSTPEGVDGIITVCEERLIPLVLATTGLSTAQLQRVAKVAQSIPLVMAPSMSTAVNLVMKLASDAARVLKNTTAGCDVEIIERHHRFKEDAPSGTALHFGRLIAEQMGQTAHVHGRHGRPGPRPRDEIGYHALRTGDNVGEHTIVFGLLGETIDLTVRGHTRDSYAYGALAAAKFVANKSAGLYSMADVLGL; this is encoded by the coding sequence ATGTCATCGAATCCACTGACGATTGCTGTCAACGGAGCCGCAGGTCGCATGGGGCAGCGCATCGTCTCGCTGACGCTGGCGGACAGCGAACTGAAACTGTCAGCCGCGCTGGAAGCCGCCGCAAGCCCGTCGCTGGGAAAGGACGCGGGCGAACTCTGCGGAGCCGGAAACTGCGGCGTCGCGGTGACTGCGGAGCTGGTTGGCAAAGCCAATGTGATGATTGACTTTTCGACGCCGGAAGGTGTCGACGGCATCATCACGGTCTGCGAAGAACGCCTGATTCCGCTCGTCCTGGCGACAACCGGTTTGTCGACGGCACAATTGCAGCGCGTCGCAAAGGTCGCACAGTCCATTCCGCTGGTGATGGCTCCCAGCATGAGTACCGCCGTCAATCTGGTGATGAAGCTGGCTTCGGATGCCGCTCGCGTGCTGAAGAATACGACCGCCGGCTGCGATGTGGAGATCATTGAACGGCATCACCGCTTCAAAGAAGATGCTCCCAGCGGCACAGCACTGCATTTCGGGAGGCTGATCGCGGAACAAATGGGCCAGACGGCACACGTCCACGGCCGTCATGGCCGCCCCGGCCCGCGGCCCCGCGATGAGATCGGCTACCACGCTTTAAGAACCGGCGACAATGTCGGCGAACACACCATCGTGTTTGGACTGCTGGGTGAAACGATCGACCTGACCGTCCGCGGCCACACGCGCGACAGCTACGCCTACGGGGCACTTGCCGCCGCAAAATTCGTCGCGAACAAGTCCGCCGGCCTGTATTCGATGGCGGACGTCCTGGGACTGTGA
- a CDS encoding sialate O-acetylesterase encodes MRSLLCIALLLSLSNIAAAELTMSSVFSDHMVLQRDSPIHIWGWTAANQEVVVSLGGKGVKVNADADGRFDAELPPMSAGGPHTLSVAADETKAFADVLIGEVWLCSGQSNMQWPVAASNDADLESLTAKYPNLRIITVPQVGSQQPERSFRGEWQAVTPDTVKDFSAVGYFFGRQLQETLDIPVGLIDNSWGGSAAEAWVPTAKLQGRELYAPLLDRWKKMEADPEANKNQLAGQHRPANLYNGVLYPVLGYTIRGAIWYQGESNAGRAYQYRDLFPLMIQTWRDDWKQGDFPFYWVQLADFNGEASEPGDSAWAELREAQTMTMTALPNTGEAVIINLGEASDIHPRNKQDVGKRLARWALANEYGIPVAFHSPMYSSMTVDGNKVTLKFAHVGGGMDTFDVKEPIGFTVAGEDRHFHKASARLVDRETIEVWNDSVANPVAVRYAWADNPVVNVQSAEGLPLTPFRTDDWPGVTADAK; translated from the coding sequence ATGAGATCGCTTCTGTGCATTGCTCTGCTGCTGAGTCTGTCAAACATCGCCGCCGCGGAGCTGACGATGAGTTCCGTATTCAGCGACCACATGGTCCTGCAGCGGGATTCGCCAATTCACATCTGGGGCTGGACCGCCGCAAATCAGGAAGTTGTTGTCTCGCTTGGCGGGAAGGGAGTGAAGGTCAATGCGGATGCCGACGGACGGTTCGACGCGGAACTTCCGCCGATGTCAGCCGGCGGTCCTCACACACTGTCGGTGGCCGCCGACGAAACGAAGGCGTTTGCCGACGTACTGATCGGCGAAGTCTGGCTGTGTTCCGGCCAGTCGAATATGCAGTGGCCGGTCGCCGCGTCGAACGATGCTGATCTGGAAAGCCTGACCGCGAAGTATCCGAATCTGCGGATCATTACCGTGCCCCAGGTCGGTTCTCAGCAGCCGGAACGCAGCTTTCGCGGTGAATGGCAGGCGGTGACTCCCGATACCGTCAAGGACTTTTCCGCCGTGGGCTATTTCTTCGGCAGGCAATTGCAGGAGACACTGGATATCCCCGTCGGACTGATCGACAACTCCTGGGGAGGCTCTGCCGCGGAAGCGTGGGTGCCCACCGCAAAGCTGCAGGGAAGGGAACTGTATGCTCCCCTGCTGGATCGCTGGAAGAAGATGGAAGCGGATCCGGAGGCCAACAAGAATCAACTGGCGGGCCAGCACCGTCCGGCGAATCTGTACAATGGCGTGCTGTATCCGGTGCTGGGCTACACGATTCGCGGTGCCATCTGGTATCAGGGCGAATCCAATGCCGGCCGTGCTTACCAGTATCGCGACCTGTTTCCGCTGATGATTCAAACCTGGCGGGACGACTGGAAGCAGGGAGATTTTCCGTTCTACTGGGTGCAACTGGCTGACTTCAACGGAGAAGCATCAGAACCCGGTGACAGTGCCTGGGCCGAACTTCGCGAAGCTCAGACGATGACGATGACCGCACTGCCGAACACGGGAGAAGCAGTCATCATCAATCTCGGCGAAGCCAGCGACATTCATCCGCGGAACAAGCAGGACGTTGGCAAGCGGCTGGCTCGCTGGGCGCTGGCCAACGAATATGGCATTCCCGTGGCTTTCCACAGCCCGATGTACAGTTCAATGACTGTTGACGGAAACAAAGTCACGCTGAAGTTTGCACACGTCGGCGGCGGTATGGACACCTTCGACGTGAAGGAACCGATCGGCTTCACCGTGGCCGGTGAAGATCGGCACTTCCATAAGGCGTCGGCAAGACTTGTCGACAGGGAAACGATTGAAGTCTGGAACGATTCCGTCGCAAACCCCGTGGCCGTGCGATATGCGTGGGCGGACAACCCTGTCGTGAATGTTCAGAGTGCGGAAGGATTGCCGCTGACGCCGTTTCGCACGGACGACTGGCCCGGCGTAACAGCCGACGCGAAATAG
- a CDS encoding radical SAM/SPASM domain-containing protein → MYTLKMAKRVLLETDKRLLWKLVWNLGVKGSRSVMKHRRRMKRGQFFPPFLYVSIINSCNLRCQGCWVDVAHRQQTIDLPAMNKLITEAKAAGNSFFGLVGGEPFMHPELFDILAAHPDCYFQVFTNGQFISEEKARRLFELGNVTPLISIEGNEIISDERRGRSDVYSKSLAGIQNCLKHNVMTGVCTSLCRTNIDDLLTEEWIDRLIEMGVLYTWFHVYRPMGPDAMPELCLTPEQQRRAREFVVDMRARKPIVIIDAYYDGEGKALCPAANGISHHINPWGDIEPCPIVQFSKESIHSTDDDRPLFEKFTQSEYLADFRLLAQETTRGCIVLERPELLSQLVEKHQARDSTARGTALQELKSMVPRTSQYHPGHEVPERNLYYRLAKRFLFNDFGVYSGHDHSTSAAPFLTSGGDAVVEATGVGSGVRHQTHEDCCMSETLVPLAADAGSKAESQH, encoded by the coding sequence ATGTACACGTTGAAGATGGCCAAACGCGTGCTGCTGGAAACTGACAAGCGTTTGCTTTGGAAACTTGTCTGGAATCTTGGCGTCAAGGGCAGCCGTTCCGTCATGAAACACCGGCGACGGATGAAGCGCGGACAGTTCTTTCCGCCGTTCCTGTATGTGTCGATCATCAACAGTTGCAACCTGCGCTGCCAGGGATGCTGGGTCGATGTCGCTCACAGGCAACAGACGATTGATCTGCCGGCGATGAACAAGCTCATCACCGAAGCCAAGGCCGCCGGCAACAGTTTCTTCGGACTTGTCGGCGGTGAACCGTTCATGCACCCCGAACTGTTCGACATCCTGGCGGCTCATCCGGACTGCTACTTTCAGGTCTTTACGAACGGGCAGTTCATCTCGGAGGAAAAAGCGAGGCGCCTGTTCGAACTGGGAAATGTGACTCCGCTGATCAGCATCGAAGGCAATGAGATTATCAGCGACGAACGGCGGGGCCGGTCGGACGTGTACAGCAAGTCTTTGGCCGGAATTCAGAACTGCCTGAAGCACAACGTGATGACGGGAGTCTGCACCAGTCTGTGCAGGACGAACATTGACGACCTGCTGACCGAAGAATGGATCGACCGGCTGATCGAAATGGGCGTGCTGTACACCTGGTTTCACGTCTATCGGCCAATGGGGCCGGACGCGATGCCCGAATTGTGTCTGACTCCCGAACAGCAGCGGCGTGCCCGCGAGTTTGTCGTCGACATGCGTGCCAGAAAACCGATCGTCATAATCGACGCCTACTACGATGGAGAAGGCAAAGCGCTTTGTCCCGCGGCGAATGGCATCAGTCACCACATCAATCCCTGGGGAGATATCGAACCGTGTCCGATCGTGCAGTTTTCGAAGGAATCCATCCATTCGACGGACGATGATCGACCGCTGTTTGAGAAGTTTACTCAGTCGGAGTACCTGGCGGACTTTCGACTGCTGGCTCAGGAAACAACGCGCGGCTGCATCGTTCTGGAACGACCCGAACTGCTGAGTCAGCTCGTGGAAAAACACCAGGCCAGGGATTCAACCGCGCGCGGGACCGCGCTGCAGGAACTGAAGTCGATGGTTCCCCGGACATCGCAATATCATCCGGGGCACGAAGTCCCCGAACGAAATCTGTACTATCGACTGGCAAAGCGATTTCTGTTCAATGACTTTGGTGTCTACAGCGGGCACGATCATTCGACGTCAGCGGCTCCGTTTCTGACCTCCGGCGGCGATGCAGTCGTGGAAGCGACAGGTGTCGGATCCGGAGTGCGGCATCAGACGCATGAAGACTGCTGCATGTCCGAAACGCTGGTTCCACTTGCCGCTGATGCAGGCTCGAAAGCAGAGTCGCAGCACTGA
- a CDS encoding substrate-binding domain-containing protein, with product MFRQKRIRQSLFIVTALIAATFAGCGEDSGPEKSAGEEVRGTIGYSALTLTNPFFKVIADKMTEEAAAHGYKVIVVSADQDVNEQSRQIDNFIVQGVTAIVLNPADSQSIGQAIRKANDAGIPVFTNDIKYAGSDGKVICHVATDNLQGGRLAGEAMVRLLGESGGQVGILGYPDVESCQMRVQGFKEVVDAHNAANPNAKIELVSELNGEGTRDAGKQATQAMIEANPDLAAIFAINDPSALGAWVAIDAVGKTDQVTIIGFDGHIDGKRAILEGKILCDPIQFPDRMAVQTIDSIVKYFAGDTNLESEILIPSQLYYKADAEKDPELASGH from the coding sequence ATGTTTCGCCAGAAACGAATCCGACAAAGTCTGTTCATTGTGACGGCATTGATTGCCGCGACGTTTGCCGGGTGCGGCGAAGATTCCGGCCCGGAGAAGTCCGCCGGCGAGGAGGTTCGCGGAACCATCGGCTATTCGGCGCTGACGCTCACGAACCCGTTCTTCAAGGTCATTGCCGACAAGATGACCGAAGAAGCGGCGGCTCACGGATACAAGGTGATCGTTGTGTCCGCGGATCAGGACGTGAACGAACAATCGCGCCAGATCGATAACTTTATCGTGCAGGGAGTCACCGCCATCGTGCTGAATCCGGCGGATTCCCAATCGATCGGCCAGGCCATCAGGAAGGCGAACGACGCAGGGATTCCGGTGTTCACGAACGACATCAAATACGCCGGTTCCGACGGCAAGGTCATCTGTCATGTCGCCACTGACAACCTGCAGGGCGGGCGACTTGCCGGAGAAGCCATGGTCAGGCTTCTTGGCGAATCGGGAGGCCAGGTCGGCATTCTGGGCTACCCGGACGTCGAATCGTGCCAGATGCGAGTCCAGGGATTCAAAGAAGTTGTCGATGCTCACAATGCCGCGAATCCGAATGCGAAGATCGAATTGGTTTCAGAACTGAATGGAGAAGGAACGCGCGATGCCGGCAAACAGGCGACTCAGGCCATGATCGAAGCCAATCCGGATCTCGCCGCCATCTTCGCGATCAATGACCCGTCAGCACTTGGAGCCTGGGTGGCTATCGATGCCGTCGGCAAGACTGACCAGGTGACGATTATCGGATTCGACGGCCACATCGATGGCAAGCGCGCGATTCTGGAAGGCAAGATCCTCTGCGATCCGATCCAGTTCCCCGATCGGATGGCGGTGCAGACAATCGATTCCATCGTGAAGTACTTTGCCGGCGATACGAATCTGGAATCAGAAATCCTGATCCCGTCGCAGCTCTATTACAAAGCCGACGCGGAGAAGGATCCGGAACTGGCGTCGGGCCATTGA
- the tdh gene encoding L-threonine 3-dehydrogenase produces the protein MKALVKRHAEKGLWLEDVPEPKPGLNDVLIRIDRTGICGTDVHIYEWDEWAKKTIPVPMVVGHEFVGEVVEVGSNVLDFHVGEVVSGEGHVVCGRCRNCLAGRRHLCAKTQGIGVNRPGAFAEYISLPMTNVWHHADDIDRDIASIFDPFGNAVHTALSFDVLGEDVLITGAGPIGLMAAAVVRHAGARHVVITDVNPWRLRLAQELGVTLAVDVRDTKLEDVQRQLGMQEGFDVGLEMSGNPAAFRDMLKNMCHGGKIAMLGIPSEEIAIDWNTVVFNMLTIKGIYGREMYETWYKMTVMLQSGLNISPVITHRLPYNDFQQGFDAMRSGESGKVILNWRSS, from the coding sequence ATGAAGGCACTTGTAAAACGACACGCAGAAAAGGGATTGTGGCTTGAGGACGTGCCGGAACCGAAACCGGGCCTGAACGATGTTCTGATCCGGATCGACCGGACCGGAATCTGCGGCACGGACGTTCATATCTACGAATGGGACGAGTGGGCGAAAAAGACGATTCCCGTTCCGATGGTTGTCGGACACGAATTCGTGGGAGAAGTCGTTGAGGTCGGCAGCAACGTGCTGGACTTTCACGTCGGCGAAGTCGTCAGCGGCGAAGGCCATGTTGTCTGCGGGCGCTGCCGAAACTGCCTCGCCGGTCGTCGGCACCTCTGTGCGAAGACGCAGGGTATCGGTGTGAATCGTCCCGGAGCGTTTGCTGAGTACATCTCGCTGCCGATGACCAACGTCTGGCATCATGCCGATGACATTGATCGTGATATCGCGTCGATCTTTGACCCGTTCGGCAACGCCGTTCATACGGCGCTTTCATTCGACGTCCTTGGCGAAGACGTGCTGATCACTGGTGCCGGTCCAATCGGTCTGATGGCCGCCGCTGTCGTCCGCCACGCGGGAGCACGCCACGTTGTAATCACCGACGTGAACCCGTGGCGCCTGCGACTGGCGCAGGAACTTGGCGTCACTCTGGCCGTTGATGTCCGCGATACCAAACTGGAAGACGTCCAGCGGCAACTTGGAATGCAGGAAGGCTTCGACGTCGGGCTGGAAATGTCGGGCAATCCGGCGGCGTTCCGTGACATGCTGAAGAACATGTGCCACGGCGGAAAGATCGCGATGCTGGGGATTCCTTCGGAAGAAATCGCGATCGACTGGAATACCGTGGTGTTCAACATGCTGACGATCAAGGGCATCTACGGTCGTGAGATGTATGAGACCTGGTACAAGATGACCGTGATGCTTCAAAGCGGTCTGAACATCAGCCCCGTGATCACTCATCGCCTGCCGTACAACGATTTTCAGCAGGGATTCGACGCCATGCGTTCAGGAGAATCGGGCAAGGTCATTCTGAATTGGCGATCTTCGTAA
- a CDS encoding TIGR00730 family Rossman fold protein gives MSAICVFCGSRTGLHDTAASAAEELARLLIRRQHRLVYGGGSVGLMGAIADEMLKNSGDVIGVIPESLASVELMHSRVDDMRIVPDMHARKALMHELSDAYIALPGGYGTMEELFEVLSWAQLKIHTRPIALLNLNGLYDGLITTIDNMVEQQFLPSKYRSLLTVCDTIAMLDDWLENCVGVRHEDASTPAGVF, from the coding sequence ATGTCAGCAATCTGCGTTTTTTGTGGTTCCAGAACTGGGCTCCATGACACGGCCGCGTCCGCGGCGGAGGAACTCGCGAGATTGCTGATTCGTCGACAGCATCGACTGGTGTACGGCGGCGGCAGCGTGGGATTGATGGGCGCGATCGCGGATGAGATGCTGAAGAACAGCGGCGACGTCATTGGCGTCATTCCCGAATCGCTGGCCAGTGTCGAACTGATGCATTCGCGAGTCGATGACATGCGCATCGTACCGGACATGCACGCCCGCAAGGCTTTGATGCACGAACTGTCCGATGCGTACATCGCGCTGCCGGGAGGATACGGCACGATGGAAGAACTGTTTGAGGTGTTGTCCTGGGCTCAACTGAAGATTCACACGCGTCCGATCGCCCTGCTGAACCTGAACGGGCTTTATGACGGCCTGATCACAACCATTGACAACATGGTCGAACAGCAGTTTCTTCCGTCAAAGTATCGTTCGCTGCTGACCGTCTGCGACACGATCGCGATGCTGGATGACTGGCTGGAGAACTGCGTCGGCGTCCGCCATGAAGACGCTTCGACGCCGGCCGGTGTGTTCTGA
- a CDS encoding GNAT family N-acetyltransferase, whose protein sequence is MDDFVVEYRTFHNADPPKILRLWHASNLGPSAAEGFPCDVLELFVFSQPFFDRRGCILAIEDERVIGFVHAGFSASRAGDALDFEKGVIAALVVHPDFRRRGIATELIRRAEGYLAGKGAKEVTAGGGADGNGFYVGIYGGLEPSGFAESAAPWSQLFERLGYQARPPVVVLHRDLNKGRDPVSSRLLRHRRRLNLVITDRIPGLNWWWYTRFGHLDAIQFELRDRVSNEAVAMGQIIGLDVYVPKWGVRAVGMRQIYVPEPYRRQGYGLSLVLEITRRLRDQSVQLIEAQVGTENEPAMALFREALFEPMQQLVAFRRILSAD, encoded by the coding sequence ATGGATGATTTTGTGGTCGAGTACCGTACCTTTCACAACGCCGATCCTCCGAAAATTCTGAGACTTTGGCACGCCAGCAACCTTGGCCCCAGCGCCGCCGAAGGCTTTCCCTGCGACGTACTTGAGTTATTCGTCTTCTCGCAGCCATTCTTTGACCGTCGCGGCTGCATTCTTGCAATCGAAGACGAACGTGTGATCGGCTTTGTCCATGCGGGTTTCTCAGCGAGCCGCGCCGGCGACGCTCTGGATTTCGAAAAAGGCGTCATTGCCGCTCTGGTCGTGCATCCCGATTTTCGCCGCCGCGGCATTGCCACGGAACTCATCCGCCGCGCAGAGGGCTACCTCGCGGGAAAAGGCGCGAAGGAAGTCACGGCGGGAGGCGGGGCTGATGGAAACGGTTTCTACGTGGGGATTTATGGCGGACTGGAACCGTCCGGCTTTGCCGAATCCGCCGCTCCCTGGAGTCAGCTTTTCGAACGGCTGGGATACCAGGCCAGACCTCCCGTTGTCGTGCTGCATCGTGATCTGAACAAGGGACGTGATCCCGTCAGTTCCCGACTGCTGCGTCACCGCCGTCGGCTGAATCTGGTGATTACTGACCGGATTCCCGGGCTGAACTGGTGGTGGTACACGCGTTTCGGTCACCTTGACGCCATTCAGTTCGAATTACGCGATCGCGTGTCGAATGAAGCAGTCGCCATGGGACAAATCATCGGCCTGGACGTGTACGTGCCCAAGTGGGGCGTGCGGGCTGTAGGAATGCGGCAAATCTACGTGCCGGAGCCGTACCGCCGACAGGGCTACGGACTGTCACTTGTCCTGGAGATCACGCGGCGACTTCGCGACCAGTCTGTGCAGTTAATCGAAGCTCAGGTCGGTACCGAAAACGAACCCGCGATGGCGCTGTTCCGGGAAGCTCTGTTCGAACCGATGCAGCAGTTGGTCGCATTTCGACGGATACTCAGCGCGGATTGA
- a CDS encoding glycine C-acetyltransferase: MTDLFLDHLSSQLEEIRLQGLLKAERLIDSPQSADIRLADHSQVLNLCANNYLGLADHPEIVRAAHEGLDRWGYGMASVRFICGTQTVHRQLERGLSEFLQMDDTILYSSCFDANGGLFETILSAEDAVISDQLNHASIIDGIRLCKAQRFRYRNNDMADLEEQLKQSRSARFRLIATDGVFSMDGFLANLADICELADRYDAMVMVDDSHAVGFIGDHGRGTPEHCGVMDRVDIITGTLGKALGGASGGFTSARQPIVDLLRQRSRPYLFSNTLAPPIAAASLKTLQLLSESDSLRTRLRDNTAFFRKAMSSEGFRIPDGVHPIIPVMIGDAALATKLSDSLLKRGIYAVGFSFPVVPKGEARIRTQMSAAHTTDHLERAVAAFRDAGREVGLI, encoded by the coding sequence ATGACGGACTTATTCCTGGACCATCTTTCGTCACAGCTTGAAGAGATCCGGCTGCAGGGTCTGCTGAAGGCCGAACGCCTGATTGATTCGCCACAGAGTGCTGACATCAGGCTGGCTGACCACAGCCAGGTGCTGAACCTCTGCGCGAACAACTATCTGGGGCTGGCGGACCATCCGGAGATCGTCCGGGCAGCTCACGAAGGGCTTGACCGCTGGGGCTACGGGATGGCATCGGTGAGATTCATCTGCGGCACTCAGACAGTTCACCGGCAACTGGAACGCGGCCTGAGCGAATTTCTGCAGATGGACGACACGATTCTGTACAGCTCCTGCTTCGACGCGAACGGCGGCCTGTTTGAAACCATCCTTTCCGCCGAAGATGCGGTGATTTCCGATCAGTTGAACCACGCCAGCATCATTGACGGAATTCGCCTGTGTAAGGCTCAGCGGTTTCGGTATCGCAACAATGATATGGCGGACCTTGAGGAGCAGTTGAAGCAATCCCGGTCGGCTCGGTTTCGTCTGATTGCCACCGACGGCGTGTTTTCGATGGATGGCTTTCTGGCGAACCTGGCCGACATCTGCGAACTCGCTGACAGGTACGACGCGATGGTGATGGTGGATGATTCTCACGCCGTTGGATTTATCGGCGACCATGGCCGGGGCACTCCCGAACACTGCGGTGTTATGGACCGAGTCGACATCATCACGGGCACGCTGGGAAAGGCGCTTGGCGGAGCCAGCGGTGGCTTCACCAGCGCCAGACAGCCCATCGTGGATCTGCTTCGGCAAAGATCGCGACCCTACCTGTTTTCAAACACGCTGGCACCGCCCATCGCGGCGGCATCATTGAAGACATTGCAGTTGCTCAGCGAATCCGACAGCCTGCGGACACGACTGCGAGACAATACGGCGTTCTTTCGGAAGGCGATGTCTTCCGAAGGTTTTCGGATCCCGGATGGCGTGCATCCGATCATTCCGGTCATGATCGGCGATGCCGCACTGGCGACGAAGTTGTCCGATTCCCTGCTGAAACGCGGAATCTACGCCGTGGGCTTTTCCTTCCCGGTCGTTCCGAAGGGCGAAGCGCGAATCCGAACGCAAATGTCTGCGGCTCACACGACAGACCATCTGGAACGGGCGGTTGCCGCGTTTCGGGACGCGGGGCGCGAGGTGGGTTTGATCTGA
- a CDS encoding DUF4200 domain-containing protein, which produces MAQQKNGPVIALAFSMVLAVGFAVAWYMTMSDNQAMSGQLAKAQADLSARDTTVRERNEQVGSLLAIAGTPGAADQTDVAAVVTKLQETVTEAAGDGTNAALNLESGLLKAATDRDLQAMTATERLRNFNEKEAELNRTIASKDAEIKEHQDARRRTEEDLRKKEVQHSEELSQLQTQIDDLIKEKNELESNYAALQTRYNRDTADLEADITQKRTALVFLRKKLFEQEDLSFSRADGIVSSIDRSRKICYINLGESDELRIGTTFSVYQKNNNGVGRNNTEDVKGKIEVVSILGNHLAEARIVEEDLIRPVANDDPIYSPIFTSGEKLQIAVAGMINLDGKDGSDSDRAAFKRIVTGAGADIAVMVDKEGRFTDGSGKPIASQEAQDRITERIRYLVIADTGETNDTNDADLQAAYRDIKNSTAELRNQADNHGVYVISLGAFLEHIGYSRKQISWTPGQEFPGKLSNGARSGSVGATFGSRNSSAAISGLYSNRRRGATSSTGNNSAVFGGK; this is translated from the coding sequence ATGGCTCAGCAGAAAAATGGCCCCGTTATCGCCCTTGCATTTTCGATGGTCCTAGCGGTCGGATTTGCCGTCGCGTGGTACATGACCATGTCCGACAACCAGGCAATGTCCGGGCAGCTTGCAAAGGCTCAGGCGGACCTGAGTGCTCGCGACACAACCGTGCGTGAACGCAACGAACAGGTGGGCTCGTTACTGGCAATCGCCGGGACACCTGGTGCGGCGGATCAGACCGACGTGGCTGCGGTCGTGACAAAGCTTCAGGAAACCGTGACAGAAGCCGCCGGTGACGGAACCAACGCTGCTCTGAACCTGGAATCCGGGCTGCTGAAGGCTGCGACAGATCGCGACCTGCAGGCCATGACCGCCACGGAACGGCTGCGAAACTTCAATGAAAAGGAAGCGGAACTGAATCGGACGATTGCTTCCAAAGATGCTGAGATCAAGGAGCACCAGGACGCCCGTCGGCGAACTGAAGAAGATCTCCGCAAAAAGGAAGTGCAGCACAGCGAAGAACTGTCCCAGTTGCAGACACAGATCGACGATCTGATTAAGGAAAAGAACGAACTCGAAAGCAACTACGCAGCGCTGCAGACTCGATACAACCGGGACACGGCCGATCTGGAGGCCGATATCACGCAAAAGCGCACGGCGCTGGTCTTCCTGCGCAAGAAGCTGTTTGAACAGGAAGACCTGAGCTTCAGCCGCGCTGACGGCATCGTGTCGTCCATCGATCGTTCGCGGAAGATCTGCTACATCAACCTGGGTGAGAGCGATGAACTGCGAATCGGCACGACGTTTTCCGTCTATCAGAAAAACAACAACGGTGTGGGCCGAAACAACACCGAGGACGTGAAAGGCAAGATTGAAGTCGTTTCAATTCTCGGCAATCACCTGGCTGAGGCGCGTATCGTTGAAGAAGACCTTATCCGGCCCGTTGCCAACGATGACCCGATCTATTCGCCGATCTTCACCAGCGGAGAGAAACTGCAAATCGCGGTGGCCGGCATGATCAACCTGGATGGCAAAGACGGCAGCGACAGTGACCGTGCCGCATTTAAGAGAATCGTGACGGGAGCCGGCGCGGATATTGCTGTGATGGTCGACAAGGAAGGCCGATTCACTGACGGTTCCGGGAAGCCGATCGCCTCCCAGGAAGCCCAGGACAGAATCACGGAACGAATCCGGTACCTGGTGATCGCGGATACCGGAGAAACCAACGACACCAACGACGCTGACCTGCAGGCGGCGTACCGTGACATCAAGAACAGCACAGCGGAACTCCGCAATCAGGCTGACAACCACGGCGTTTACGTAATCAGCCTTGGAGCATTCCTGGAACACATCGGCTACAGCCGCAAGCAGATCAGCTGGACTCCCGGACAGGAATTTCCTGGCAAACTATCCAATGGAGCCCGCAGCGGTTCGGTCGGAGCGACATTCGGCAGCAGAAACAGTTCCGCTGCGATCTCCGGACTCTACTCGAACCGTCGTCGCGGCGCTACCAGCTCCACCGGCAACAACAGCGCCGTCTTCGGCGGAAAGTAG